The proteins below are encoded in one region of Thermosipho atlanticus DSM 15807:
- the ffh gene encoding signal recognition particle protein has protein sequence MFEGLREKLTKAFKSLSGKGKISEKNVQDAIKIVKLSLLEADVNYKVVKSFIDDVKNKALGEDVLSSLTPDQMFIKILKDELIKLMGEKTPINLVHSPSFIMLVGLQGSGKTTTAAKLANLLKKKGKNPILIAADTYRPAAIDQLVTLGKQINIPVITGDRKNPIKIVETALKEIKDSGYNVAILDTAGRLHIDEEMMKELEQIKSLVNPDEVLMVVDAMAGQDAVNSAKIFDERLNVTGFVITKMDGDARGGVILSIRYVTNKPVKFIGVGEKIDEFEEFFPDRIANRILGLGDVLSLIEKAEQELDKEKMKKLGKKMFTAEFTLEDFQEQLKEIKKLGPISKIVEMLPGAPKIDTVSSEKEIKVVEAIINSMTPEERRNPKILNASRKKRIAKGSGTTVQDINKLLKNYEEMKKIMKMLKKGKFPASLRGLKF, from the coding sequence TTGTTTGAAGGTCTTCGTGAAAAACTTACTAAAGCATTTAAAAGTTTATCTGGCAAGGGAAAAATTTCCGAAAAAAATGTTCAAGATGCAATCAAAATCGTAAAGCTTTCTTTATTGGAAGCCGACGTTAATTATAAAGTTGTTAAAAGTTTCATTGACGATGTAAAAAATAAAGCCCTTGGTGAAGATGTTCTTAGTTCTTTAACACCCGATCAAATGTTTATAAAAATTTTGAAAGATGAACTAATAAAACTGATGGGCGAGAAAACACCCATTAACTTGGTTCATTCACCATCATTCATAATGTTAGTTGGTTTACAAGGCAGTGGTAAAACAACCACTGCTGCAAAGCTAGCAAATTTACTGAAAAAGAAAGGAAAAAATCCAATATTAATTGCTGCTGATACTTACAGACCAGCTGCTATTGATCAGCTTGTAACACTTGGAAAACAAATTAACATACCTGTTATTACTGGTGATAGAAAAAATCCCATCAAAATTGTTGAAACGGCATTAAAAGAAATAAAAGATAGTGGATATAATGTAGCTATTTTGGATACTGCTGGAAGACTTCATATTGATGAAGAAATGATGAAGGAACTAGAACAAATAAAATCTTTAGTCAACCCAGATGAAGTTTTAATGGTTGTTGATGCTATGGCAGGTCAAGATGCTGTCAATTCCGCAAAGATTTTTGACGAAAGGCTTAACGTAACTGGTTTCGTAATCACGAAGATGGATGGAGATGCCAGAGGTGGTGTAATTTTATCAATCCGGTATGTCACAAACAAACCAGTAAAATTTATAGGTGTTGGAGAAAAAATTGATGAATTTGAAGAATTTTTCCCGGACAGAATTGCAAATAGAATTCTTGGGCTAGGTGATGTACTAAGCTTAATTGAAAAAGCAGAACAAGAACTTGACAAAGAAAAGATGAAAAAATTAGGAAAAAAGATGTTCACTGCAGAATTCACCTTAGAAGATTTCCAAGAACAACTTAAAGAAATTAAAAAATTGGGACCTATATCCAAAATTGTTGAAATGCTCCCAGGGGCACCTAAAATTGATACTGTTTCAAGCGAAAAAGAAATTAAAGTAGTTGAAGCAATAATCAATTCGATGACCCCTGAAGAAAGAAGAAATCCTAAAATACTTAATGCAAGTAGGAAAAAAAGAATTGCTAAAGGTAGTGGAACTACCGTTCAAGATATAAATAAACTTTTGAAAAACTATGAAGAAATGAAAAAAATTATGAAAATGCTCAAAAAGGGAAAGTTTCCAGCTAGTTTAAGAGGTTTAAAATTCTGA
- the sfsA gene encoding DNA/RNA nuclease SfsA, producing MSILIIQHISDFSKLMYNKNMKKLLKIPFTDKAIFLKRLNKYVGLVKLNNETTTIHIHDPGRLTELIFPGNEVLINRVNNPKRKTHFDLIAAKNDNEWILVNSMYHSKIAEKIIKYNLLFSDKIELIKSEVKFKNSRFDFLVKTCKTTTLIEVKGCTLRKENIALFPDAPTKRGNKHLLELIEAQKLGFKGILVILVFPQSKCFAPNFDTDKTFSQNFIKSLNHYINIFPIQLKYSPQFSNNNFQRNSSTMSKY from the coding sequence TTGTCCATATTAATTATACAACATATTTCCGATTTTTCAAAATTAATGTATAATAAAAACATGAAAAAACTTTTAAAAATTCCTTTCACAGACAAAGCAATTTTTCTAAAAAGATTAAACAAATATGTTGGGTTAGTAAAATTAAACAATGAAACAACTACAATTCATATTCATGATCCTGGGCGATTAACCGAATTAATTTTCCCCGGAAATGAAGTGTTAATTAACCGGGTAAATAATCCTAAGCGAAAAACACATTTTGATTTAATTGCCGCAAAAAATGATAACGAATGGATTTTAGTCAACTCAATGTACCATAGCAAAATTGCTGAAAAAATTATAAAATATAATTTACTGTTTTCTGATAAAATTGAGTTAATAAAATCCGAAGTTAAATTTAAAAACAGTAGATTTGATTTTTTAGTAAAAACTTGTAAAACAACCACTTTAATCGAAGTTAAAGGATGTACTTTGAGAAAAGAAAATATCGCGTTGTTTCCAGATGCTCCAACAAAACGTGGAAATAAACATTTACTTGAATTAATCGAAGCACAAAAACTAGGTTTTAAAGGAATTTTAGTGATTTTGGTATTTCCTCAATCAAAATGTTTTGCTCCTAATTTTGATACCGACAAAACATTTTCACAGAATTTTATAAAATCCTTAAATCATTATATTAACATATTTCCTATCCAGCTTAAATATTCCCCCCAGTTCTCAAACAATAATTTTCAAAGAAATTCTTCCACTATGTCAAAATATTAA
- a CDS encoding thiamine ABC transporter substrate-binding protein, with protein MRKFTIIFLMTLTVLMFSTELVVYTYDSFVSGIGQKVIPIFEKMYGVKVKLLSFGDAGAVLARLIAEKNNPRADVIIGLDQSLLKVAIEKGILEKYKPVNLGLVKYPELLNDYGVPYDFGSIAIVYNKDKIKDPPKSFEDLLNSKFKGKIVVEDPRTSSTGLSFLLWTIAVYGDDYLEFWKNFRKNILSITPGWDEAFEMLESGEADMMVSYATDGAYSFYYYGSIQYVPVIMSEGAFVQVEYASIVKGAKNMELAKRFLEYVLMEDFQKEVPLNQWMLPVTNVDIPEAFKYVPKIEKTLQIDPKIYDNLEEILKQWSKVIIGG; from the coding sequence ATGAGAAAATTTACTATTATCTTTTTAATGACTTTAACTGTATTAATGTTTTCAACTGAATTGGTAGTATATACTTACGATAGTTTTGTCTCCGGAATTGGACAAAAAGTTATTCCTATTTTTGAAAAAATGTACGGTGTTAAGGTTAAGTTACTCTCGTTTGGTGATGCGGGCGCAGTACTTGCGCGATTGATAGCCGAAAAGAATAATCCAAGAGCTGATGTAATTATTGGCTTAGATCAATCTCTATTAAAAGTAGCAATTGAAAAAGGAATTTTGGAGAAATATAAACCTGTTAATCTTGGTTTAGTAAAATATCCTGAGCTTTTAAACGATTATGGAGTTCCGTATGATTTTGGTTCTATTGCTATAGTGTATAATAAAGATAAGATAAAGGATCCTCCAAAGTCATTTGAAGATCTTTTGAATTCTAAATTTAAAGGGAAAATTGTTGTTGAAGATCCGAGAACTTCGAGTACTGGATTGAGTTTTTTACTATGGACAATTGCTGTTTACGGGGATGATTATTTAGAATTTTGGAAGAATTTTAGAAAAAATATCCTAAGTATTACTCCAGGTTGGGACGAGGCTTTCGAAATGTTGGAATCAGGTGAAGCAGATATGATGGTAAGTTATGCAACTGATGGTGCATATAGTTTTTATTATTATGGTTCTATACAGTATGTTCCAGTTATTATGTCCGAGGGAGCTTTTGTCCAAGTTGAATATGCTTCAATAGTTAAAGGAGCTAAAAATATGGAACTTGCAAAGAGATTTTTAGAATATGTTCTTATGGAGGACTTTCAAAAAGAAGTACCATTAAATCAGTGGATGCTTCCGGTAACTAATGTAGATATTCCAGAAGCTTTTAAATATGTACCAAAAATAGAAAAAACCTTGCAAATTGATCCTAAAATATATGATAATCTTGAGGAGATTTTAAAGCAATGGTCAAAAGTAATCATTGGCGGTTAA
- a CDS encoding ABC transporter permease translates to MVKSNHWRLIPVVYIIGGIFVPLIFLFVFSGGIEISAIAENKNVIFFTIKQALISSIFTMLLGLPGAYLVARTKMKKILKSIFRVLSSVPFILPGVTMSIGFLLAFGKNGLITKILSLFGYKERILYTFVAVILGHVFYNFPLFIRIVGETWERIDGTLIEAGKIDGANKFKIFVFVELPNLIPSILKSFLLTYVYTFTSFAVVLILGGIKYSTIEVSIYMYTRILFDFKSAFTLAVFQMLLISFIAYFLNLKTSEFISGVSLKEKFPIWGYFYFGVTVFFIFIPLIYSLLSGFLNYAGGFGVENFKRLFSLNLSQFIGTNFYSLVFYSIFLPAIASIITIFISSIASYYSVRGRKIDYLIIIPAAISPVTIAFSYVLMRFSPLFSLILIYSLISIPIVFGFMESGWRTINFEIEEAAVLDGANGWVINTKVRFPLIKYHILTAFIYAFTIALGEMSATITISEPPISTFSIAIYRLLSSRRIPEARALNSIYGFIVIILFSTLEYLRNKEK, encoded by the coding sequence ATGGTCAAAAGTAATCATTGGCGGTTAATACCAGTTGTTTACATAATTGGGGGAATTTTTGTTCCCCTAATTTTTCTTTTTGTTTTTTCAGGTGGAATTGAAATTTCAGCAATTGCTGAAAATAAAAATGTGATATTTTTTACAATTAAACAAGCATTAATTTCTTCCATTTTCACCATGTTGTTAGGCCTTCCTGGAGCATATTTGGTTGCCAGAACGAAAATGAAAAAAATATTAAAATCAATATTTAGGGTTTTGTCTTCGGTACCATTTATTTTACCTGGCGTTACCATGAGTATTGGTTTTTTATTGGCGTTCGGAAAGAATGGTTTAATAACGAAAATTTTGAGTTTGTTTGGATATAAAGAGAGAATATTATATACGTTTGTTGCTGTGATATTGGGACATGTTTTTTATAATTTTCCATTGTTCATTCGAATTGTCGGGGAAACTTGGGAAAGAATTGATGGAACATTAATTGAAGCTGGAAAAATCGATGGCGCAAATAAATTTAAAATTTTTGTTTTTGTTGAGCTTCCTAATTTAATTCCTTCAATTTTAAAATCTTTTCTTTTAACCTATGTGTATACTTTTACAAGTTTTGCCGTTGTTTTGATTCTTGGTGGAATAAAATATTCGACAATAGAAGTTTCGATATATATGTATACTAGAATTTTATTTGATTTTAAAAGTGCGTTTACTCTGGCAGTTTTTCAAATGTTATTAATATCATTTATTGCTTATTTTTTAAATTTGAAGACAAGTGAGTTTATAAGCGGTGTATCTTTAAAAGAAAAATTTCCAATTTGGGGTTACTTTTATTTTGGAGTTACAGTGTTTTTTATATTTATACCATTAATATATTCACTCTTATCAGGTTTTTTGAATTATGCTGGAGGTTTTGGAGTAGAAAATTTTAAAAGATTGTTTTCTTTAAATTTATCTCAATTTATTGGTACAAACTTTTATTCTTTGGTATTTTATTCAATATTTCTTCCAGCGATTGCTAGTATTATAACAATATTTATTTCTTCTATAGCTTCATATTATTCTGTAAGAGGTAGAAAAATAGATTATTTAATTATAATACCAGCGGCTATTTCACCTGTAACTATAGCCTTTTCATATGTGTTAATGCGATTTTCCCCATTATTTTCATTGATTTTGATTTATTCTTTAATTTCAATACCAATAGTTTTTGGTTTTATGGAAAGTGGATGGCGTACAATAAATTTTGAAATTGAAGAAGCAGCTGTTTTAGATGGAGCAAATGGCTGGGTAATAAATACCAAGGTTAGATTTCCATTAATAAAGTATCATATATTAACAGCGTTTATTTATGCTTTTACAATTGCTTTGGGAGAAATGTCGGCAACTATAACTATTTCTGAACCACCAATATCAACATTTTCAATTGCAATTTATAGATTGTTAAGTTCAAGAAGAATACCTGAAGCAAGGGCACTTAATTCAATATATGGATTTATCGTTATTATCCTGTTTTCAACGCTTGAATATTTAAGAAATAAAGAAAAATAA
- a CDS encoding glycogen/starch/alpha-glucan phosphorylase, with protein MDSMQSNNLINNLRTSLDTNVIKQNYLDHLNLSLGKDFKNSTPWDKFYSLSLVIRDRIIKKWHETQQKYYKNDKTKRVHYLSIEFLIGRLLYNNILNLQIEDEIKNAMNELNISLEELAEIEPDAGLGNGGLGRLAACFLDSIATLGIPGYGYGLRYEYGIFKQIFEDGFQKELPDDWLKNGYPWEIERKDRAVKVKFYGRSEPYKDNNGHLRFRWVDTYDILAVPYDIPIVGYGNNVVNTLRLWSSKSINDFDFDNFQKGNYIKASESKIISESISKVLYPNDAFYAGRELRIKQEYFFVSASIQDIIRRFKAQFGTNFKLFPEKNVIQLNDTHPALAIPELMRILLDEELLSWEEAWEITKKTFAYTNHTVMPEALEKWEVHLFEKLLPRHLEILYEINSRFLNNVSKFYPNDINKIRNLSIFEEGSVKQVRMANLSIIGSFSVNGVSKLHTEILKNKVFKDFYDIWPEKFNNKTNGITQRRWLLQCNPELSNLITKHIGNKWIIDLDELKKLEKYADDKEFLNNFHNVKQKNKIRLSNYIYKTLNIKVDPESIFDVQVKRLHEYKRQLLNAMHIIYLYLKLKDDPNYDIVPRTFIFGAKAAPGYKMAKLIIKLINSIAEVINNDTTVNKKLKVVFIPNYNVSLAEIIIPAANVSEQISTAGKEASGTGNMKFALNGALTIGTLDGANIEIKECVGEENIFIFGLTAEQVQRLKESRLYNPYEIYLKNETIRKILDLINSDYFSKGNSELFSDIFQSLLFGINGGYPDEYMLLADFDSYKTKHKEIDKLYRQTFKWNKKALLNVARVGMFSSDRTIKEYAEDIWKVEKI; from the coding sequence ATGGATTCAATGCAGTCCAATAATTTGATTAACAATCTTAGAACTTCTCTTGATACTAACGTCATCAAGCAAAACTACCTTGATCATTTAAATTTATCTCTGGGTAAAGATTTTAAAAACTCTACCCCCTGGGATAAATTCTATAGTTTATCTTTAGTAATAAGAGACAGGATTATTAAAAAATGGCATGAAACTCAACAAAAATATTATAAAAATGATAAAACAAAAAGAGTACATTACTTATCTATCGAATTTCTTATTGGAAGATTATTGTATAACAACATATTAAATCTGCAAATTGAAGACGAAATTAAAAATGCGATGAATGAACTCAATATTTCATTAGAAGAATTAGCTGAAATTGAACCAGATGCAGGATTAGGGAATGGTGGACTTGGAAGATTAGCAGCATGTTTTCTAGATTCCATCGCAACTTTAGGAATCCCAGGATATGGATATGGGTTAAGATATGAATATGGCATTTTTAAACAAATCTTTGAGGATGGTTTTCAAAAAGAGCTACCTGATGACTGGCTTAAAAACGGTTATCCCTGGGAAATTGAAAGGAAAGATAGGGCAGTAAAAGTAAAATTCTATGGAAGATCGGAACCATACAAAGATAATAATGGCCATTTAAGATTCAGATGGGTAGATACGTACGACATTTTAGCAGTTCCTTATGACATTCCTATTGTTGGGTATGGTAATAATGTAGTAAATACTTTAAGACTTTGGTCTTCAAAATCCATTAATGATTTTGATTTCGATAATTTCCAAAAAGGGAATTATATAAAAGCATCCGAATCAAAAATAATTTCAGAATCCATTTCAAAAGTGTTGTATCCAAATGATGCATTTTATGCTGGACGTGAATTGAGAATAAAACAAGAATACTTTTTCGTTTCAGCATCCATTCAGGATATTATTCGTCGTTTCAAAGCTCAATTTGGTACCAACTTTAAGCTCTTCCCTGAAAAAAATGTAATTCAGTTAAATGACACCCACCCTGCACTTGCAATTCCCGAACTAATGAGAATATTACTTGATGAAGAGTTATTAAGTTGGGAAGAGGCTTGGGAAATTACAAAAAAGACCTTTGCATATACAAACCACACAGTCATGCCGGAAGCTCTAGAAAAATGGGAAGTACACTTATTTGAAAAACTACTACCCAGACATCTTGAAATTTTATATGAAATAAATTCTAGATTTTTAAACAACGTTTCAAAATTTTATCCCAATGATATAAATAAAATTAGAAATTTATCTATATTCGAAGAAGGAAGTGTAAAGCAAGTAAGAATGGCTAATTTATCTATAATAGGATCATTCTCAGTAAATGGTGTATCTAAATTACATACAGAAATCCTTAAAAACAAAGTTTTCAAAGACTTTTATGATATATGGCCTGAAAAATTTAATAATAAAACTAATGGAATAACCCAAAGAAGATGGCTCCTTCAATGTAATCCCGAACTTTCAAATTTGATTACAAAACACATTGGAAATAAATGGATCATTGATCTTGATGAATTAAAAAAGCTTGAAAAATACGCCGATGATAAGGAATTTTTAAATAATTTTCACAATGTAAAACAAAAAAATAAGATTAGACTTTCAAATTACATTTATAAAACTCTTAATATAAAAGTAGACCCTGAATCAATTTTCGATGTTCAAGTCAAAAGACTTCATGAATACAAAAGACAACTCTTAAACGCAATGCATATTATCTATTTATATTTAAAATTAAAAGATGATCCCAACTATGATATAGTTCCTAGAACATTTATTTTTGGCGCAAAAGCCGCTCCTGGATACAAAATGGCAAAATTGATAATTAAATTAATTAACAGTATTGCTGAAGTAATTAACAATGACACTACAGTTAATAAAAAACTTAAGGTTGTTTTCATTCCTAATTATAATGTATCATTAGCAGAAATAATAATCCCAGCTGCAAATGTAAGCGAACAGATTTCAACCGCTGGAAAAGAAGCATCGGGAACTGGAAATATGAAATTCGCACTTAATGGCGCTTTAACTATAGGTACTTTAGATGGTGCAAACATCGAAATAAAAGAATGTGTTGGTGAAGAAAATATTTTCATATTTGGGTTAACAGCTGAACAAGTTCAAAGATTAAAAGAAAGTAGGTTATACAATCCATATGAAATTTATCTTAAAAATGAAACCATTCGAAAAATTTTAGATTTAATAAATTCTGACTATTTTAGTAAAGGTAATTCTGAACTATTCAGTGATATTTTTCAATCTCTGCTATTTGGTATTAACGGTGGATATCCTGATGAATATATGCTTCTTGCTGATTTCGATAGTTATAAAACAAAGCATAAAGAAATTGATAAATTATATAGACAAACCTTCAAATGGAACAAAAAAGCACTGCTTAATGTTGCAAGAGTTGGAATGTTCTCCAGTGACAGAACTATTAAAGAATACGCTGAAGATATCTGGAAAGTCGAAAAAATTTAA
- the rd gene encoding rubredoxin — translation MKYRCTVCGYIYDPEEGEPDSGIKPGTQFEDLPEDWTCPVCGVDKSMFEPIE, via the coding sequence ATGAAGTACAGATGTACAGTCTGCGGATATATTTACGATCCTGAGGAAGGAGAACCAGATAGCGGTATAAAACCTGGAACCCAATTTGAAGATTTACCAGAAGATTGGACTTGTCCAGTTTGTGGAGTAGACAAAAGTATGTTTGAACCAATTGAATAG
- a CDS encoding Do family serine endopeptidase, giving the protein MKKYVAFTLVFLSILIYGFVNPNYESPVVNVVKECAPAVVKIEAVVYSTSYVDPFIQDFFKRWFGDIPKQYQQKATSLGSGFIFDKKGYILTNYHVVEKAEEIKVTLLDGSEFNAEYIGGDEELDIAIIKIDPKNKDLPVLEFGDSDNLNIGEWAIAIGNPLGFQHTVTLGVISAVGRKIPKPDRSGYYTNLIQTDAAINPGNSGGPLLNIHGQVIGINTAIIAPSEAMNIGFAIPINTAKRFIESIIETGKAVKAFLGVYMQTVTPELQKALGLKVNKGVYIAQIIKNSPADKAGLKEGDVILEVEGISVTSASELASVIHNYTPGSKVKIKFDRKGKIKVIEVVLGKASKSNEDNIEAKEFIGIKVDEISNADRESYQIPENIKGVIVTESSNNYISKGFVIFRIAINGETYNIENLKDWNEIISKVKKGDYVAIFYYYKGGTGIFSFGY; this is encoded by the coding sequence ATGAAAAAATACGTAGCTTTCACATTAGTTTTTTTAAGCATACTAATTTACGGCTTTGTAAACCCAAATTATGAAAGCCCTGTAGTAAATGTTGTAAAAGAGTGTGCACCAGCAGTAGTAAAAATTGAAGCGGTTGTTTATTCCACAAGTTATGTAGATCCTTTTATTCAAGATTTCTTCAAACGTTGGTTTGGAGACATACCAAAACAATACCAGCAAAAAGCCACAAGCTTAGGTTCAGGATTTATATTTGACAAAAAAGGATATATTCTTACAAATTACCATGTTGTAGAAAAAGCTGAAGAAATAAAAGTTACTCTTCTAGATGGAAGTGAATTTAATGCAGAATATATTGGAGGCGATGAAGAATTAGATATAGCAATAATAAAAATTGATCCTAAAAATAAAGATTTACCAGTTCTTGAATTTGGAGACTCTGATAATTTAAACATAGGAGAATGGGCCATTGCTATTGGCAATCCTCTAGGTTTTCAACATACAGTTACTTTAGGTGTCATTTCCGCCGTTGGAAGAAAAATTCCCAAACCAGATAGAAGCGGCTATTATACAAATCTTATTCAAACAGATGCCGCCATTAATCCTGGAAATAGTGGAGGTCCACTGTTAAATATCCATGGACAAGTAATAGGAATTAACACTGCAATCATTGCACCTTCTGAAGCAATGAATATTGGCTTTGCAATTCCAATTAATACTGCAAAAAGATTTATTGAAAGCATAATCGAAACTGGTAAAGCAGTAAAAGCATTCTTAGGTGTTTACATGCAAACTGTTACACCTGAGCTTCAAAAAGCATTGGGACTTAAGGTTAATAAAGGAGTTTATATTGCTCAGATAATTAAAAACTCTCCTGCTGATAAAGCAGGATTAAAAGAAGGAGATGTAATTTTGGAAGTTGAAGGAATTTCAGTAACTTCTGCAAGTGAACTTGCTTCTGTCATTCATAATTACACCCCCGGTTCAAAAGTTAAAATTAAATTTGATAGAAAAGGAAAAATAAAGGTAATTGAAGTTGTTCTTGGCAAAGCTTCTAAAAGTAATGAAGATAATATTGAAGCAAAAGAATTCATTGGAATTAAAGTTGATGAAATTTCAAACGCTGATCGAGAATCTTACCAAATCCCTGAAAATATAAAAGGAGTCATTGTTACCGAAAGTTCAAATAATTATATTTCAAAAGGATTCGTAATTTTTAGAATAGCTATAAATGGAGAAACATATAATATTGAAAATCTAAAAGATTGGAACGAGATAATTAGCAAGGTTAAAAAAGGAGATTATGTTGCTATTTTCTACTATTATAAAGGTGGTACTGGTATTTTCTCATTTGGCTATTAA
- a CDS encoding tetratricopeptide repeat protein, which produces MKVEMIVKNTPVVITDESPFFIMLRDLFYSGDWEKLKKDFKEENFLFHIRNLEFLEKNVVILDENFYEPIIWSELVSFMSKNSITPEKFEHATVDGLYDLAVEYADKSLIGDAKNILEFAIKADKNYAPAYEFLGSLLIENGDIERAVKYLERAIEIDPWLVQGYSTLGEVYYNLGKYNLAVKYWEKEIEYAPNDLFTYFMLADAYTRMKDYQSAIEILNRLLEFDKNNIIAMYELAQLYREIGKEAEARTVEEEILDSEPIDANGIEIWAKIQMKYGRYQEIVRVVEPMLKTKYNAVDLKTLLIVPYMKLGEIEKARKLFEEVKRNDFWYAYSKKEIFDQFLTEREKELCGIL; this is translated from the coding sequence ATGAAGGTAGAAATGATAGTAAAAAATACACCTGTTGTTATTACAGATGAATCACCTTTTTTTATAATGTTAAGAGATTTATTTTATTCTGGTGACTGGGAAAAATTAAAAAAGGATTTTAAAGAAGAAAATTTTTTGTTTCATATAAGAAATTTGGAGTTTTTAGAAAAAAACGTTGTTATTTTGGATGAAAATTTTTATGAACCTATTATTTGGTCTGAATTGGTTTCATTTATGAGCAAAAACTCTATTACTCCAGAGAAGTTTGAACATGCAACGGTGGATGGATTATATGATTTAGCCGTAGAGTATGCTGATAAATCATTAATTGGTGATGCGAAAAATATTTTGGAATTTGCAATAAAAGCTGACAAAAATTATGCCCCAGCTTACGAATTTTTAGGAAGTTTATTAATCGAAAACGGAGATATAGAAAGAGCTGTTAAATATCTCGAACGGGCTATTGAAATAGATCCTTGGTTGGTACAAGGTTATTCGACTTTGGGAGAGGTTTATTATAATTTAGGAAAGTATAATTTAGCAGTAAAGTATTGGGAAAAAGAAATTGAATATGCTCCAAATGATTTATTTACTTATTTTATGTTGGCTGATGCATATACAAGAATGAAAGATTATCAAAGTGCAATCGAAATCTTAAATAGATTGTTAGAATTTGATAAAAATAATATTATTGCCATGTATGAGTTGGCTCAATTGTATAGAGAAATTGGGAAGGAAGCAGAGGCTAGAACTGTTGAAGAAGAAATTCTAGATTCGGAGCCAATAGATGCTAATGGTATAGAAATTTGGGCAAAAATTCAAATGAAATATGGTAGATATCAGGAGATAGTTAGGGTAGTTGAGCCGATGTTGAAAACAAAATATAATGCTGTTGATTTGAAAACTTTGCTTATTGTTCCTTATATGAAACTTGGAGAAATCGAGAAAGCCAGAAAGTTATTTGAAGAAGTTAAACGAAATGATTTTTGGTACGCTTATAGTAAAAAAGAAATATTTGATCAATTTTTAACAGAAAGGGAGAAAGAGCTTTGTGGTATATTATAA
- a CDS encoding prepilin peptidase: MWYIINFVFGALFGSFLNVIIYRSVEGISIINPPRSFCPICKTTLKWYDNIPILSYIFLRGKCRYCGAKIPLRYLIVELVPAFGFLIHSLFFSLPVTLILNSLLFITIAVIYIDLKIMMIPDFAWLIVGFAAILDIFLHGELFLRVIAFSTVLIILLILKFRYKDGMGSGDIFLMSAFSLLLSIPLAFYMMVLSSILGILFAIFKKSKIIPFGPFISLSGYFLYMFSIIFLMR, translated from the coding sequence TTGTGGTATATTATAAATTTTGTATTTGGAGCGTTATTTGGAAGTTTTCTTAATGTTATAATTTATAGGAGCGTGGAGGGTATTAGCATAATTAATCCTCCACGTTCTTTTTGCCCGATTTGTAAAACTACTCTGAAATGGTATGATAATATTCCAATTTTAAGTTATATCTTTTTGCGCGGGAAGTGCAGATATTGTGGTGCTAAAATACCTTTGAGATACCTAATTGTTGAATTAGTACCAGCTTTTGGATTTTTAATTCACTCATTATTTTTTTCATTGCCAGTTACACTTATATTAAATTCGCTTTTATTTATTACGATTGCTGTTATATATATTGATTTGAAAATCATGATGATTCCTGATTTTGCTTGGCTAATTGTAGGATTTGCGGCAATTTTAGATATTTTTTTACACGGTGAACTTTTTTTGAGAGTTATTGCTTTTTCTACTGTTTTAATAATTCTTCTTATTTTGAAATTTAGATATAAAGATGGAATGGGTTCTGGAGATATCTTTTTGATGTCAGCTTTTTCGTTACTTTTATCTATACCACTTGCATTTTACATGATGGTCTTATCATCAATTTTGGGCATATTATTTGCAATTTTTAAGAAATCAAAAATAATACCTTTTGGACCTTTTATTTCATTAAGTGGGTACTTTTTGTATATGTTCAGTATAATATTTTTGATGAGATAA